In Streptomyces sp. NBC_00414, a single window of DNA contains:
- a CDS encoding acetoacetate--CoA ligase: protein MTSSNPSPLWQPDRERVAQAQITRFQAWAAEHHGAPAEGGYADLHRWSVDELDTFWKAVTEFFDVRFSTPYARVLGDRSMPGARWFPGATLNYAEHALRAADTRADEPALLYVDETHEPRPVSWSELRRQVGSLAAELRALGVRPGDRVSGYLPNVPQAVVALLATAAVGGVWTSCAPDFGARSVLDRFQQIEPVVLFAVDGYRYGGKEHDRRDTVAELRRELPTLRAVVHVPLLDTEAPEGTLEWSALTSADVTPVYEEVPFDHPLWVLYSSGTTGLPKAIVQSQGGILVEHLKQLGLHCDLGPEDRFFWYTSTGWMMWNFLVSGLLTGTTIVLYDGSPGYPDTGAQWRIAERTGATLYGTSAAYVMACRKADVHPSRDFDLSRIKCVATTGSPLPPDGFRWLHDEVRDDLWIASVSGGTDVCSCFAGAVPTLPVHIGELQAPGLGTDLQSWDPSGKPLIDEVGELVVTNPMPSMPIRFWNDPDGSRYHDSYFDTYPGAWRHGDWITVTSRGSVVIHGRSDSTLNRQGVRMGSADIYEAVERLPEIRESLVIGVEQPDGGYWMPLFVHLAPGAELDDALLARIKRTIREQLSPRHIPDEVIEVPGIPHTLTGKRIEVPVKRLLQGTPLDKAVNPGSVDNLDLLHFYERLARDRA from the coding sequence ATGACCTCATCGAACCCCTCGCCGCTCTGGCAGCCCGACCGGGAACGCGTCGCCCAGGCGCAGATCACCCGATTCCAGGCGTGGGCGGCCGAGCACCACGGAGCCCCGGCCGAGGGCGGATACGCCGATCTGCACCGGTGGTCCGTGGACGAACTGGACACGTTCTGGAAAGCCGTCACGGAATTCTTCGACGTACGGTTCTCCACCCCCTACGCGCGCGTGCTGGGCGACCGCTCGATGCCCGGAGCCCGGTGGTTCCCCGGAGCCACCCTCAACTACGCGGAACACGCACTGCGAGCGGCCGACACCCGAGCGGACGAACCGGCCCTCCTGTACGTCGACGAGACCCACGAACCCCGCCCCGTCAGCTGGTCCGAACTACGCCGACAGGTCGGCTCCCTGGCCGCCGAACTGCGTGCCCTCGGCGTACGCCCCGGAGACCGCGTCAGCGGATACCTCCCGAACGTCCCCCAGGCCGTGGTCGCCCTCCTCGCCACCGCCGCCGTCGGCGGAGTGTGGACGTCCTGCGCCCCGGACTTCGGCGCGCGCAGCGTCCTCGACCGCTTCCAGCAGATCGAGCCCGTCGTCCTCTTCGCCGTCGACGGCTACCGCTACGGAGGCAAGGAGCACGACCGCCGGGACACCGTCGCCGAACTGCGCCGCGAACTGCCCACGCTGCGCGCCGTCGTCCACGTCCCGCTCCTGGACACCGAGGCCCCCGAGGGCACCCTGGAATGGTCCGCCCTCACCTCGGCGGACGTGACACCCGTCTACGAAGAGGTGCCTTTCGACCACCCCCTCTGGGTCCTCTACTCCTCCGGCACGACCGGCCTGCCCAAGGCCATCGTCCAGTCCCAGGGCGGCATCCTCGTCGAACACCTCAAACAGCTCGGCCTGCACTGCGACCTGGGACCCGAGGACCGCTTCTTCTGGTACACGTCCACCGGCTGGATGATGTGGAACTTCCTCGTCTCCGGCCTCCTGACCGGCACCACGATCGTCCTGTACGACGGCAGCCCCGGCTATCCGGACACCGGCGCCCAGTGGCGCATCGCCGAACGCACCGGCGCCACCCTGTACGGCACCTCGGCGGCGTACGTCATGGCCTGCCGCAAGGCGGACGTCCACCCCTCCCGCGACTTCGACCTCTCCCGGATCAAGTGCGTCGCCACCACCGGTTCGCCCCTGCCGCCCGACGGATTCCGCTGGCTGCACGACGAGGTGCGCGACGACCTGTGGATCGCCTCCGTCAGCGGCGGCACCGACGTGTGCTCCTGCTTCGCGGGAGCCGTCCCCACCCTCCCCGTCCACATCGGCGAGCTCCAGGCCCCGGGCCTCGGCACCGACCTCCAGTCCTGGGACCCCAGCGGCAAACCCCTCATCGACGAGGTCGGCGAACTCGTCGTCACCAACCCCATGCCGTCCATGCCGATCCGTTTCTGGAACGACCCCGACGGCAGCCGCTACCACGACAGCTACTTCGACACGTATCCCGGAGCGTGGCGCCACGGCGACTGGATCACCGTCACCTCACGCGGCTCCGTCGTCATCCACGGCCGGTCGGACTCCACCCTCAACCGCCAGGGCGTACGCATGGGGTCGGCCGACATCTACGAAGCGGTGGAGCGCCTCCCGGAGATCCGCGAATCCCTCGTCATCGGCGTCGAACAACCCGACGGCGGCTACTGGATGCCGCTCTTCGTCCACCTCGCCCCGGGAGCCGAACTCGACGACGCGCTCCTCGCCCGCATCAAGCGGACCATCCGGGAACAGCTCTCACCCCGCCACATCCCCGACGAGGTCATCGAAGTCCCCGGCATCCCCCACACCCTGACCGGCAAGCGCATCGAGGTCCCGGTCAAACGCCTCCTCCAGGGCACGCCCCTCGACAAGGCGGTCAACCCCGGCTCCGTCGACAACCTCGACCTGCTCCACTTCTACGAGCGACTGGCCCGCGACCGCGCCTGA
- the ptsP gene encoding phosphoenolpyruvate--protein phosphotransferase, producing METTLRGVGVSHGVAIGEVRHMGTAVLEPPAKQIPVEDAEREQGRARQAVEAVAADLMARGNLAGGEAQAVLEAQAMMAQDPELMADVERRIAVGSTAERGVYDAFASYRALLANAGEYLAGRVADLDDVRNRIVARLLGVPMPGVPDSDEPYVLIARDLAPADTALLDPTLVLGFVTEEGGPTSHSAILARALGVPAVVALPGAGELAEGTMVAVDGSTGEIFVNPSAEKKAEMEAAAAARKAALAGSTGPGATSDGHKVPLLVNIGGPADVPAAIEAGAEGVGLFRTEFLFLDDSKNAPSEEKQVEAYRKVLEAFPEGRVVVRVLDAGADKPLDFLTPADEPNPALGVRGLRSLLDHPDVLRTQLTALSKASEGLPVHLEVMAPMVADRADAKAFADACRAAGLRAKFGAMVEIPSASLRARSILQEVEFLSLGTNDLAQYTFAADRQVGAVSRLQDPWQPALLDLVAMSADAAAAEGKSCGVCGEAASDPLLACVLTGLGVTSLSMGAASIPYVRATLAKYTLAQCERAAAAARACDSAEEARTAAQAVLSGE from the coding sequence ATGGAGACAACGCTGCGAGGCGTCGGCGTGAGCCACGGTGTGGCGATCGGCGAAGTTCGGCACATGGGAACGGCGGTGCTTGAGCCGCCTGCCAAGCAGATACCGGTGGAGGACGCGGAGCGCGAACAGGGTCGCGCCCGCCAGGCCGTGGAAGCCGTGGCCGCCGACCTGATGGCGCGCGGCAATCTGGCGGGCGGCGAGGCCCAGGCCGTTCTTGAGGCCCAGGCCATGATGGCCCAGGACCCGGAGCTCATGGCCGACGTGGAACGGCGTATCGCCGTCGGAAGTACGGCGGAGCGCGGGGTGTACGACGCGTTCGCCTCGTACCGCGCGCTCCTGGCGAATGCCGGTGAGTACCTCGCGGGCCGTGTGGCGGACCTCGACGACGTGCGGAACCGTATCGTCGCCCGACTGCTCGGTGTTCCGATGCCGGGAGTTCCCGACAGTGACGAGCCGTACGTCCTTATCGCTCGGGACCTCGCGCCCGCCGACACGGCGCTGCTGGACCCCACGCTGGTCCTCGGTTTCGTCACCGAGGAGGGCGGGCCGACGAGCCACAGCGCGATCCTGGCGCGGGCGCTCGGAGTGCCCGCCGTGGTGGCACTGCCGGGAGCCGGTGAGCTGGCCGAGGGCACGATGGTCGCCGTGGACGGCAGCACCGGTGAGATCTTCGTGAACCCGAGTGCGGAGAAGAAGGCCGAGATGGAGGCCGCTGCGGCTGCGCGCAAGGCGGCGCTCGCCGGGTCGACCGGGCCCGGCGCCACCTCCGACGGACACAAGGTTCCGCTGCTGGTCAACATCGGCGGCCCCGCGGACGTGCCGGCGGCGATCGAGGCGGGCGCCGAAGGCGTGGGTCTGTTCCGCACCGAGTTCCTCTTCCTCGACGACAGCAAGAACGCGCCGTCCGAGGAGAAGCAGGTCGAGGCGTACCGCAAGGTGCTCGAAGCCTTCCCCGAGGGGCGGGTCGTGGTGCGCGTGCTCGACGCGGGCGCCGACAAACCCCTCGACTTCCTGACGCCCGCCGACGAGCCGAACCCGGCGCTCGGCGTGCGCGGTTTGCGGTCGTTGCTCGACCACCCCGACGTGCTGCGTACGCAGCTGACGGCGCTGTCGAAGGCTTCCGAGGGACTGCCCGTCCACCTTGAGGTCATGGCGCCGATGGTCGCCGACCGTGCGGACGCCAAGGCGTTCGCCGACGCGTGCCGTGCGGCGGGCCTGCGGGCGAAGTTCGGCGCCATGGTCGAGATTCCGTCGGCTTCCCTGCGGGCGCGCTCGATCCTGCAGGAGGTCGAGTTCCTTTCGCTGGGGACCAACGACCTCGCGCAGTACACCTTCGCCGCCGACCGTCAGGTGGGCGCCGTGTCCCGGCTCCAGGATCCGTGGCAGCCCGCGCTGCTCGACCTGGTCGCGATGTCCGCCGACGCGGCCGCGGCCGAGGGCAAGAGCTGTGGCGTCTGTGGCGAGGCCGCTTCGGACCCGCTGCTCGCCTGTGTGCTGACCGGTCTGGGTGTCACCTCCCTCTCCATGGGTGCGGCGTCGATTCCCTACGTCCGCGCGACGTTGGCCAAGTACACGCTGGCGCAGTGCGAGCGGGCCGCGGCGGCCGCGCGTGCCTGCGACAGCGCCGAGGAGGCGCGCACTGCGGCTCAGGCGGTGCTGTCCGGCGAGTAG
- a CDS encoding PTS sugar transporter subunit IIA: MTIVTSPLAGRTIGLTAVPDPVFSGAMVGPGTAIDPVREASEAFAPIDGVVVSLHPHAFVVVDDEGHGVLTHLGIDTVQLNGEGFELLVNKGDTVQRGQAVVRWDPAAVEAAGKSPICPIVALEATAESLSDVSVDGDVKAGDALFSWH; encoded by the coding sequence ATGACCATCGTGACGTCCCCTCTTGCAGGACGCACCATCGGACTCACCGCTGTACCGGACCCGGTCTTCTCCGGGGCCATGGTCGGCCCCGGTACCGCGATCGACCCCGTGCGGGAGGCTTCGGAGGCCTTTGCACCCATCGACGGTGTCGTCGTCTCCCTTCATCCGCACGCCTTCGTCGTGGTCGACGACGAGGGTCACGGAGTGCTGACGCACCTCGGTATCGACACCGTTCAGCTCAATGGCGAGGGTTTCGAGCTGCTCGTCAACAAGGGCGACACGGTTCAGCGTGGACAGGCCGTGGTGCGGTGGGACCCTGCCGCCGTCGAAGCGGCCGGCAAGTCCCCCATCTGTCCCATCGTGGCGCTCGAAGCCACCGCCGAGTCTCTCTCCGACGTCAGCGTTGACGGCGACGTGAAGGCTGGCGACGCTCTCTTCAGCTGGCACTGA
- a CDS encoding CDP-alcohol phosphatidyltransferase family protein, with protein MEVQETRVQTDRVLTIPNILSMARLAGVPLFLWLILRPEFGGPNSDGWALLVLMLSGISDYLDGKLARRWNQISSLGRLLDPAADRLYILTTLLGLTWREILPLWLTAVLLARELVLLVMVGILRRHGYPPPQVNFLGKAATFNLMYAFPLLLLSDGSGWLASLAAIFGWAFAGWGTTLYWWAGILYVVQVRRLVRADNHGRLSSPNGRP; from the coding sequence GTGGAGGTCCAGGAGACCCGCGTCCAGACAGACCGGGTCCTCACCATCCCGAACATCCTCAGCATGGCGCGTCTCGCGGGCGTACCGCTCTTTCTGTGGCTGATCCTCAGGCCGGAGTTCGGCGGCCCCAACAGCGACGGCTGGGCACTTCTGGTGCTCATGTTGAGCGGTATCAGCGACTATCTGGACGGCAAGCTCGCCCGGCGGTGGAACCAGATCAGCAGCCTCGGCCGGCTGCTGGACCCCGCGGCCGACCGGCTCTACATTCTGACGACCCTGCTCGGGCTCACCTGGCGCGAGATTCTGCCGCTGTGGCTGACAGCCGTCCTCCTGGCGCGCGAGCTGGTTCTGCTCGTGATGGTGGGCATCCTCAGGCGGCACGGCTATCCGCCGCCCCAGGTGAACTTCCTCGGGAAGGCTGCAACGTTCAACTTGATGTACGCGTTCCCGTTGTTGCTGCTCAGTGACGGAAGTGGATGGCTTGCGTCACTCGCTGCTATTTTCGGATGGGCGTTCGCAGGATGGGGTACAACTCTGTATTGGTGGGCAGGGATCCTCTACGTGGTTCAGGTCCGCCGCCTTGTTCGTGCGGACAACCATGGCCGACTGAGCTCGCCCAATGGGCGGCCGTAG
- a CDS encoding mannose-1-phosphate guanyltransferase, translated as MKAVVMAGGEGTRLRPMTSSMPKPLLPVANRPIMEHVLRLLKRHGLNETVVTVQFLASLVKNYFGDGEELGMELTYANEEKPLGTAGSVKNAEEALKDDTFLVISGDALTDFDLTDLINFHKEKGGLVTVCLTRVPNPLEFGITIVDDEGKVERFLEKPTWGQVFSDTVNTGIYVMEPEVFDYVEADVSVDWSGDVFPQLMKEGKPIYGYVAEGYWEDVGTHESYVKAQADVLEGKVDVELDGFEISPGVWVAEGAEVHPDAVLRGPLYIGDYAKVEADVEIREHTVVGSNVVVKTGAFLHKAVLHDNVYIGQHSNLRGCVIGKNTDIMRAARIEDGAVIGDECLVGEESIVQGNVRVYPFKTIEAGAFVNTSVIWESRGQAHLFGARGVSGILNVEITPELAVRLAGAYATTLKKGSTVTTARDHSRGARALKRAVISALQASAMDVRDLENVPLPVARQQTARGSAGGIMIRTTPGVPDSVDIMFFDGNGADLSQGSQRKLDRVFARQEYRRAFPGEIGDLHFPASVFDSYTGSLLRNIDTTGIADSGLKVVVDASNGSAGLVLPSLLGKLGVDALTINPGLDESRPTETADTRRSGMVRLGEIVASARAAFGVRFDPVGERLSLVDEKGRIIEDDRALLVMLDLVAAERRSGRVALPVTTTRIAEQVAAYHGTQVDWTMTSPDDLTRVGREESTIFGGDGRGGFIVPEFSSVFDGTAAFVRLIGLVARTQLTLSQIDARIPRAHVLKRDLATPWAVKGLVMRRVVEAAGDRFVDTTDGVRVVETDGRWVMVLPDPAEAVTHLWAEGPDDASAQALLDEWSSVVDSAGR; from the coding sequence ATGAAGGCCGTCGTGATGGCCGGAGGCGAAGGCACACGCCTTCGCCCCATGACCTCAAGCATGCCCAAGCCGCTCCTGCCTGTGGCCAATCGCCCGATCATGGAGCACGTGCTACGGCTGCTCAAGCGGCATGGGCTCAACGAAACCGTCGTCACTGTCCAGTTCCTGGCCTCGCTGGTCAAGAACTACTTCGGTGACGGTGAAGAGCTCGGTATGGAGCTCACCTATGCCAACGAGGAGAAGCCACTCGGTACTGCCGGCAGTGTCAAGAACGCCGAGGAGGCACTGAAGGACGATACGTTCCTCGTGATCTCAGGCGATGCTCTGACCGACTTCGACCTCACCGATCTCATCAACTTCCACAAGGAAAAGGGTGGGCTGGTCACGGTCTGTTTGACCCGCGTTCCCAATCCTCTGGAATTCGGCATCACCATTGTCGATGACGAGGGCAAGGTCGAGCGCTTTCTTGAGAAGCCGACCTGGGGCCAGGTCTTCTCGGACACGGTGAATACGGGCATCTATGTAATGGAGCCCGAAGTCTTCGACTACGTCGAGGCCGATGTCTCCGTCGACTGGTCGGGCGATGTCTTCCCTCAGCTCATGAAGGAGGGCAAGCCGATCTACGGCTATGTCGCCGAGGGCTACTGGGAGGACGTCGGCACGCACGAGAGTTATGTGAAGGCACAGGCCGATGTCCTTGAGGGCAAGGTCGACGTCGAGCTGGACGGCTTCGAGATATCGCCCGGAGTCTGGGTCGCCGAAGGCGCCGAGGTCCACCCCGACGCGGTGCTGCGGGGCCCGCTCTACATCGGGGACTACGCCAAGGTCGAGGCCGACGTCGAAATCCGTGAGCACACCGTGGTGGGCTCCAACGTCGTCGTGAAAACCGGGGCGTTCCTGCACAAGGCCGTACTGCACGACAACGTGTACATCGGTCAGCACAGCAATCTGCGTGGCTGTGTCATCGGCAAGAACACCGACATCATGCGCGCGGCGCGTATCGAGGACGGCGCCGTCATCGGGGACGAGTGCCTCGTCGGCGAGGAATCGATCGTCCAGGGCAATGTGCGGGTATATCCGTTCAAGACGATCGAGGCCGGCGCCTTCGTCAATACGTCGGTCATCTGGGAGTCCCGGGGCCAGGCGCATCTCTTCGGAGCCCGTGGGGTGTCCGGGATCCTCAACGTGGAGATCACGCCCGAGCTCGCGGTGCGCCTGGCGGGGGCGTACGCGACGACCCTCAAGAAGGGTTCCACCGTCACGACGGCCCGTGACCACTCCAGGGGCGCCCGCGCGCTCAAGAGGGCCGTCATCTCGGCTCTGCAGGCCAGCGCCATGGACGTACGGGACCTGGAGAACGTGCCGCTCCCGGTGGCGCGGCAGCAGACCGCGCGGGGCAGCGCGGGCGGGATCATGATCCGTACGACGCCCGGAGTTCCCGACTCGGTCGACATCATGTTCTTCGACGGAAACGGCGCGGACCTGTCGCAGGGCAGCCAGCGCAAGCTCGACCGGGTGTTCGCGCGGCAGGAGTACCGGCGTGCGTTCCCCGGTGAGATCGGCGATCTGCATTTCCCGGCCAGCGTGTTCGACTCGTACACCGGCTCCCTGCTCAGGAACATCGACACGACCGGGATCGCCGACTCCGGGCTGAAGGTGGTCGTGGACGCGTCCAACGGCAGTGCCGGACTGGTGCTGCCGAGCCTGTTGGGCAAGCTCGGGGTCGACGCGCTGACCATCAACCCGGGGCTCGACGAGTCGCGCCCCACGGAGACGGCGGACACCCGCCGGTCCGGGATGGTCCGGCTCGGCGAGATCGTGGCTTCCGCCCGGGCCGCGTTCGGAGTGCGGTTCGACCCGGTGGGCGAGCGGCTGTCGCTCGTCGACGAGAAGGGCCGGATCATCGAGGACGACCGGGCGCTGCTGGTCATGCTCGATCTGGTGGCGGCCGAACGGCGCAGCGGACGTGTGGCGTTGCCGGTGACCACCACGAGGATCGCCGAGCAGGTGGCGGCGTACCACGGGACGCAGGTCGACTGGACGATGACGTCCCCGGACGATCTGACGCGCGTCGGGCGCGAGGAGTCGACGATCTTCGGAGGCGACGGGCGCGGTGGGTTCATCGTGCCGGAGTTCAGCAGTGTCTTCGACGGCACGGCGGCCTTCGTCCGGCTCATCGGTCTGGTGGCACGGACGCAGCTCACGCTCAGTCAGATCGACGCGCGCATTCCGCGGGCTCACGTCCTCAAGCGCGATCTCGCGACTCCCTGGGCGGTCAAGGGCCTGGTGATGCGGCGCGTCGTGGAAGCGGCCGGTGACCGGTTCGTGGACACGACCGACGGTGTGCGTGTCGTGGAGACCGACGGACGCTGGGTGATGGTTCTGCCCGATCCGGCGGAGGCGGTCACCCATCTGTGGGCCGAGGGGCCCGACGACGCGTCGGCGCAGGCACTGCTCGACGAGTGGTCGTCGGTGGTGGACAGCGCAGGTCGCTGA
- a CDS encoding DUF881 domain-containing protein, producing MCGMPQQPPVRSTPTRPSRPDASMSLLTNVMDHSLDEGYAEAAARRKAEGTGGMPKTLPAKLGLAAGLVLAALLVTVGAAQARIAAPVVAKEREELIDRIDSETSAAEDLEDAIDELRDDVGARQREALKKHGGDQGELLGILSGALEVHGPGVKLVVDDAKEADHAGDGDARETSGFSDTGRVRDRDMQRVVNGLWESGAEAVTINGQRLTALSAIRAAGDAILVDNKPLVPPYTVLAVGDGDRLSTKFQNSGDGQYLHALQENFGIRTSISAEDEVRLPAAPSVIVRTAEPSTEKGTS from the coding sequence ATGTGCGGCATGCCGCAGCAGCCCCCCGTTCGGAGCACCCCCACGCGCCCCTCGCGCCCGGACGCGTCCATGTCGCTGCTCACCAACGTCATGGACCACAGTCTCGACGAGGGGTATGCCGAGGCCGCTGCCCGGCGGAAGGCCGAAGGTACGGGCGGGATGCCCAAGACGCTGCCGGCGAAGCTCGGTCTGGCGGCCGGTCTGGTGCTCGCGGCACTTCTGGTGACAGTGGGCGCGGCGCAGGCGCGGATAGCGGCCCCGGTCGTCGCCAAGGAGCGCGAGGAACTCATCGACCGCATCGACAGCGAGACGTCGGCGGCCGAGGACCTTGAGGACGCCATCGACGAGCTCCGCGACGACGTGGGCGCCCGGCAGCGCGAGGCATTGAAGAAGCACGGCGGTGACCAGGGCGAGCTGTTGGGCATCCTGTCCGGTGCGCTCGAAGTGCACGGGCCCGGTGTGAAACTCGTCGTGGACGACGCGAAGGAAGCCGACCACGCCGGTGACGGGGACGCGCGTGAGACATCGGGCTTCTCGGACACCGGACGCGTACGCGACCGCGACATGCAGCGTGTCGTCAACGGGCTCTGGGAGTCGGGCGCCGAGGCCGTCACGATCAACGGACAGCGGTTGACCGCCCTGTCCGCGATCAGGGCCGCGGGTGACGCGATACTGGTCGACAACAAGCCGTTGGTGCCGCCGTACACGGTGTTGGCCGTGGGGGACGGGGACCGGCTGAGCACCAAGTTCCAGAACAGCGGGGACGGGCAGTATCTGCACGCTCTGCAGGAGAACTTCGGGATCAGGACCAGTATTTCCGCCGAGGACGAGGTCCGGCTGCCCGCAGCACCGAGTGTGATCGTACGAACAGCAGAACCGAGCACAGAGAAAGGCACATCGTGA
- a CDS encoding small basic family protein produces MIAVLGLVVGVVAGLLVRPEVPAMVEPYLPIAVVAALDAVFGGLRAMLDGIFDDKVFVVSFLSNVVVAALIVFLGDKLGVGAQLSTGVVVVLGIRIFSNAAAIRRHVFRA; encoded by the coding sequence GTGATCGCCGTACTGGGCCTCGTCGTGGGAGTCGTGGCTGGATTGTTGGTCCGGCCCGAGGTGCCGGCGATGGTCGAGCCCTATCTTCCGATCGCCGTCGTCGCGGCGCTCGACGCCGTGTTCGGAGGTCTGCGGGCGATGCTCGACGGCATCTTCGACGACAAGGTCTTCGTGGTGTCGTTCCTGTCCAACGTGGTGGTGGCCGCGCTGATCGTCTTCCTGGGCGACAAGTTGGGCGTGGGCGCGCAGTTGTCCACGGGCGTCGTGGTCGTCCTGGGCATTCGCATCTTCTCCAACGCCGCGGCGATCCGCCGGCACGTCTTCCGGGCGTGA
- a CDS encoding DUF881 domain-containing protein: MSSKDETPGTPENPLREELPEEVAAKAPENAAEPRPPQAEPEPSGPAAPTGRQRLVMGLWPPRVSRAQLIVALLLFGLGFGLAVQVASNSDDDGALRGARQEDLVRILDELDDRTQRLEEEKQGLEDQRTELENSSDQAEEARKQTVEKEKQLGILAGTVAAQGPGITLTIDDGKGTVEADMLLDAVQELRAAGAEAIQVNGVRIVAGTYLTDESGGVAVDGNKISSPYRFKVIGKPQDLEPALNIPGGVVQTLEKEQATVTVERSDKIVVDALRPAKRPDYARSSSQ; this comes from the coding sequence ATGAGCAGCAAGGACGAGACGCCGGGGACCCCCGAGAACCCGCTGCGCGAGGAACTGCCCGAAGAAGTGGCGGCAAAGGCTCCGGAGAACGCGGCGGAGCCCCGGCCGCCCCAGGCCGAGCCGGAGCCGAGCGGGCCCGCCGCCCCTACCGGCCGTCAGCGGCTCGTGATGGGCCTGTGGCCGCCGCGGGTGTCCCGTGCGCAACTCATCGTCGCGCTTCTGCTGTTCGGCCTCGGCTTCGGCCTGGCCGTCCAGGTGGCCTCCAACAGCGACGACGACGGCGCCCTGCGCGGCGCACGTCAGGAGGACCTCGTACGCATCCTCGATGAACTCGATGACCGTACACAGCGTCTGGAAGAGGAGAAGCAGGGGCTGGAGGATCAGCGCACCGAACTGGAGAACAGCTCGGACCAGGCCGAGGAGGCCCGCAAGCAGACGGTCGAGAAGGAGAAGCAACTCGGCATTCTGGCGGGCACCGTGGCGGCGCAGGGCCCCGGCATCACACTGACGATCGACGACGGGAAGGGGACGGTCGAGGCCGACATGCTGCTCGACGCGGTCCAGGAGCTCCGGGCGGCCGGCGCGGAGGCGATCCAGGTCAATGGTGTACGGATCGTCGCGGGCACCTATCTGACGGATGAGAGCGGGGGAGTCGCCGTGGACGGGAACAAGATCAGCTCCCCGTATCGTTTCAAGGTCATCGGCAAGCCTCAGGACCTCGAACCGGCGCTCAACATCCCTGGCGGAGTGGTGCAGACTTTGGAGAAGGAGCAGGCCACTGTCACGGTGGAACGCTCGGACAAGATCGTCGTGGACGCCTTGCGACCGGCGAAGCGGCCTGACTACGCTCGGTCGTCCTCCCAATGA
- a CDS encoding FHA domain-containing protein, translated as MGGAWWKLSGGYGRCEGVRLDRCVQSGFVLPHGRVCFGQGESPVKLFAKLFGKSAREGSDNATARHRAPRPSDAEGQGDRPLFRDEVGGPGGDISGGQGAPSVDPAQSGRIGFGDPSTSGAGGGFGSDPYASNTPAGQPRQEDPSMSALVCTRCGNRNAEASRFCSNCGAPLRAGATPERPSETTSTISISGLEAYDAEATGQTQMPMLSPEAQAAVDALPLGSALLVVRRGPNSGSRFLLDGDLTTAGRHPQSDIFLDDVTVSRRHVEFRREPDGSFTVADVGSLNGTYVNRERIDRVPLSNGDEVQIGKYRLVFYASQRGI; from the coding sequence ATGGGTGGTGCGTGGTGGAAACTGTCTGGTGGATACGGACGTTGTGAGGGTGTCCGGCTCGACCGGTGTGTGCAATCAGGGTTCGTCCTGCCCCACGGGCGGGTCTGTTTCGGTCAAGGGGAATCGCCCGTGAAGTTGTTTGCGAAGTTGTTCGGCAAGAGCGCACGAGAGGGCAGCGACAACGCCACTGCCCGGCACCGTGCACCGCGGCCCTCGGACGCCGAGGGACAGGGAGACCGCCCGTTGTTCCGGGACGAGGTCGGTGGGCCGGGCGGTGACATTTCCGGTGGTCAGGGCGCGCCGTCTGTTGACCCTGCCCAGTCGGGGCGCATAGGTTTCGGAGATCCGTCAACCTCAGGTGCGGGTGGAGGTTTCGGCTCCGACCCGTACGCGTCCAATACCCCGGCGGGGCAGCCGCGGCAGGAGGATCCGTCCATGTCGGCCCTGGTGTGTACGAGGTGCGGTAACCGCAACGCGGAAGCGAGCCGCTTCTGCTCGAACTGTGGTGCGCCGTTGCGGGCCGGGGCGACCCCGGAGCGCCCGTCGGAGACCACTTCGACGATCTCCATCTCCGGCCTTGAGGCCTACGACGCCGAGGCCACCGGCCAGACGCAGATGCCGATGCTGTCTCCCGAGGCGCAGGCCGCCGTCGACGCCCTGCCGCTCGGCTCGGCGCTCCTGGTGGTGCGGCGGGGGCCCAACTCGGGCAGCCGCTTCCTGCTGGACGGCGATCTGACCACGGCCGGCCGTCATCCGCAGAGCGACATCTTCCTGGACGACGTGACCGTGTCGCGCCGCCATGTGGAGTTCCGCCGTGAGCCCGACGGTTCGTTCACGGTGGCGGACGTCGGCAGCCTCAACGGCACGTACGTCAACCGGGAGCGGATCGACCGGGTTCCCCTGTCGAACGGTGACGAGGTGCAGATCGGCAAGTACCGGCTGGTCTTCTACGCGAGCCAGCGGGGCATCTGA